The following are from one region of the Rhizobium sullae genome:
- a CDS encoding pseudouridine synthase: MRERRPPQKSHERGKANADAGGKRVTLPRALSKLGYCSRTQAERLIGEGRVAVNGRIIRNLDAWVDLSFAKLEVDGAPIAAEAKIYLMLNKPRGLVTTRHDPEGRPTVYDCLKEFEIPHLSPVGRLDKASEGLLLFTNDTEFAQALLDPITHVTKTYHVQVDRIMDAESLAEMTYGIRNDGEVLTATAARLLRSGDRNSWIEVELDEGRNRQIRRMLEATGAECLRLVRVAIGGLDLGELPKGSVRTLTEAELRDLKRRAGMERTGRN, encoded by the coding sequence GTGAGGGAGCGGCGCCCACCGCAGAAATCGCATGAACGCGGGAAAGCCAACGCGGATGCCGGCGGCAAGCGGGTCACCCTGCCCCGCGCCCTTTCGAAGCTTGGTTATTGCTCCCGTACCCAGGCCGAGCGCCTGATCGGCGAAGGCCGTGTTGCGGTCAATGGGCGGATTATCCGGAATCTCGACGCCTGGGTCGATCTTTCATTCGCAAAACTCGAAGTCGATGGCGCACCGATCGCCGCCGAGGCGAAAATCTACCTGATGCTGAATAAGCCGCGCGGGCTTGTGACGACCCGGCACGATCCAGAAGGGCGCCCGACGGTCTATGACTGTCTGAAGGAATTCGAGATTCCGCATCTTTCGCCGGTCGGCCGGCTCGATAAGGCAAGCGAAGGCCTGCTGCTCTTCACCAACGATACTGAATTCGCGCAGGCCCTGCTCGATCCGATCACCCATGTGACCAAGACCTACCATGTACAGGTCGACCGCATCATGGATGCGGAATCGCTCGCCGAAATGACATACGGCATCCGGAACGACGGCGAAGTGCTGACGGCGACGGCGGCACGGCTCCTGCGGAGCGGCGATAGGAACTCCTGGATTGAGGTGGAACTCGACGAGGGCCGCAACCGGCAGATTCGCCGCATGCTCGAAGCCACGGGCGCCGAGTGCCTGCGGCTGGTGCGGGTTGCGATCGGCGGGCTTGATCTCGGAGAACTGCCGAAGGGCTCGGTCCGCACATTGACCGAGGCGGAACTGCGCGACCTGAAGCGGCGGGCGGGCATGGAAAGAACAGGGCGGAATTGA
- a CDS encoding phosphoribosyltransferase: MTPHDFWQELHPPGSFPTDGDFTSFYVAELEDGRQLRLPIRALADGEHALASLIVNQASFAVLDALAGQLAAKIDHFDIDIVAGLPTLGLTLAAAVAQKLGHARYVPFGTSRKFWYRDDLSVSLSSITTPEQQKRLYIDPRMLPLLQGRRVALIDDVISSGSSIVSGLQLVEACGIEPAVIAAAMLQSGRWREKLAATGAQWPDRTVGVFATPLLERTAEGRWRAPTA, translated from the coding sequence ATCACGCCGCATGATTTCTGGCAGGAGCTCCATCCGCCGGGCAGCTTCCCGACGGATGGCGATTTCACCTCATTCTATGTTGCGGAACTGGAGGACGGCCGCCAGCTCCGTCTGCCGATCCGGGCGCTTGCCGACGGCGAACACGCGCTCGCCTCGCTCATCGTCAACCAGGCGAGCTTCGCCGTACTCGATGCGCTGGCCGGGCAACTGGCGGCAAAGATCGATCACTTCGACATCGACATCGTCGCGGGCCTGCCGACGCTCGGGTTGACCCTTGCTGCCGCCGTTGCGCAAAAGCTCGGACACGCGCGTTACGTGCCCTTCGGAACCTCCCGGAAATTCTGGTATCGCGACGACCTTTCGGTCTCCCTGTCGTCGATCACCACGCCGGAGCAGCAGAAGCGTCTTTATATAGACCCGCGTATGCTGCCGCTGCTTCAGGGCCGCCGTGTCGCGCTGATCGACGATGTCATCTCCAGCGGCAGCTCGATCGTCTCCGGTCTGCAACTGGTGGAGGCCTGCGGCATCGAGCCCGCCGTCATTGCCGCAGCGATGCTGCAATCCGGACGCTGGCGGGAGAAGCTTGCCGCTACAGGCGCCCAATGGCCCGATCGCACTGTCGGCGTCTTTGCGACGCCGTTGCTCGAAAGGACGGCAGAGGGCCGCTGGCGCGCGCCCACCGCCTGA
- a CDS encoding SLC13 family permease, which translates to MTFEQASLLILLSAMLILFSLDRVRIEVVAIGGLLAGYVLGLYRADQVFAGFASPVVITVIEILLIVQVLAHAKLFDSLSVRFAAIGLSGFAVIASLSVITGFISIFMNNIGAFAIMLPVAIRIGAAMNIPQRQLIMPLSFAALLGGLISLIGTPANLLVSDALAKATGAGFHFFDFAYVGLPVAIAGILLMAAFVPLLLPEADGQPADAPPARRRIVTERRIPEGSPLAGVRLLDCPRLFEIQPHALIRSGQFVFGPLDQSTIAAGDTLLAEGADTVFADLAASAALVPEIDVNGLQPDFTRIEAVVMPESTLVGSRIRSLEVFKSRNVAVAALSMRSPRIEGRFEDLQLSIGDILVLEGPAEAVAEALEECECLPLASQPAGEAMSNAWLPFVIFAAGVMLSAAGPARPEIAFAAVVLALALMGYLNIRQAMADINWPIVIMLAAMIPIGSAVATTGTAEMIADWLSLFVPISMPLAGIALLLFIAMALTPFVNNATVAIVLSPVALEFAEVAHHAPAAYLIAVAAGASLDFLTPFGHHNNTLAMSIGSYRVSDFLRAGSPLAVASYLLTVLLVALIWL; encoded by the coding sequence ATGACGTTCGAGCAAGCATCCCTGCTGATCCTTCTCTCGGCGATGCTCATTCTGTTCTCGCTGGACCGTGTCCGCATCGAGGTCGTGGCGATCGGCGGCCTGCTTGCCGGATATGTGCTCGGGCTTTACCGCGCCGATCAGGTCTTCGCCGGTTTCGCAAGCCCCGTCGTCATCACAGTCATCGAGATTCTGTTGATTGTTCAGGTGCTCGCTCACGCCAAACTGTTCGATAGCCTCTCTGTGCGTTTTGCCGCCATCGGACTATCTGGCTTCGCGGTCATCGCCAGCCTTTCGGTGATCACCGGTTTCATCTCGATCTTCATGAACAACATCGGCGCCTTCGCGATCATGCTGCCCGTCGCGATCCGCATCGGCGCCGCCATGAATATCCCGCAGCGTCAGCTTATCATGCCGCTTTCCTTCGCAGCACTTCTCGGCGGCCTCATATCGCTAATCGGAACGCCGGCCAATCTGCTGGTCAGCGATGCATTGGCCAAGGCAACGGGCGCCGGCTTTCATTTCTTCGACTTTGCCTATGTAGGCCTCCCCGTCGCGATCGCTGGAATTCTGCTGATGGCCGCCTTCGTTCCGCTTCTGCTTCCGGAAGCGGACGGCCAGCCTGCCGATGCGCCGCCAGCCCGGCGGCGCATCGTGACGGAACGGCGCATTCCTGAGGGTTCGCCGCTTGCCGGCGTGCGGCTTCTCGATTGCCCCCGCCTCTTTGAAATCCAGCCGCACGCATTGATCCGCAGCGGCCAGTTCGTCTTCGGTCCGCTCGATCAGTCGACCATCGCGGCAGGCGATACCTTGCTTGCCGAAGGCGCCGACACGGTCTTTGCCGATCTGGCAGCCTCGGCGGCGCTCGTTCCGGAAATCGATGTGAATGGATTGCAGCCGGATTTCACCCGGATTGAAGCCGTTGTCATGCCGGAGAGCACGCTGGTGGGCTCGCGCATCCGCTCACTGGAGGTCTTCAAAAGCCGGAACGTCGCGGTTGCCGCACTCTCCATGCGGTCGCCACGGATTGAGGGCCGCTTCGAGGATCTGCAGCTCTCGATCGGCGATATCCTTGTGCTCGAAGGCCCGGCCGAGGCGGTTGCCGAAGCGCTTGAAGAATGCGAGTGCCTGCCGCTCGCCTCCCAGCCCGCAGGCGAGGCGATGTCGAATGCTTGGCTGCCCTTCGTGATCTTTGCTGCTGGAGTGATGCTTTCCGCTGCCGGTCCCGCCCGCCCGGAGATCGCATTTGCGGCTGTCGTGCTCGCTCTTGCGCTGATGGGCTATCTCAACATCCGTCAGGCCATGGCGGACATTAACTGGCCGATCGTCATCATGCTGGCCGCGATGATCCCGATCGGCTCGGCCGTCGCGACGACGGGCACGGCCGAGATGATCGCCGACTGGCTGAGCCTATTCGTGCCGATATCGATGCCGCTTGCCGGGATCGCACTCCTGCTTTTCATCGCCATGGCACTCACTCCTTTCGTCAACAACGCGACGGTGGCGATCGTGCTCAGCCCCGTGGCGCTGGAATTCGCGGAGGTGGCGCATCATGCCCCGGCGGCGTATCTGATTGCTGTTGCCGCCGGCGCATCGCTCGATTTCCTGACGCCCTTCGGCCACCACAACAATACGCTGGCGATGAGCATCGGCAGCTACCGCGTTTCAGACTTCCTGCGCGCCGGCAGTCCCCTGGCTGTTGCTTCCTATCTTCTCACCGTTCTTCTTGTTGCCCTGATCTGGCTTTGA
- a CDS encoding phosphoribosylaminoimidazolesuccinocarboxamide synthase, which produces MRILSEAHFPELPNYYRGKVRENYDLPDGSRIIISTDRLSAFDRILTCVPYKGQVLTQTARYWFEATKDICPNHVIAYPDPNVVIGKRLDILPVEVVVRGYLAGTTGTSILTLYKKGEREMYGMRLPDGMRDNQRLPEPVITPTSKEFDGGHDEPLTPGEIVSRGLLTVEQWEMLSRYALALFARGQEMAAKRGLILVDTKYEFGTDKDGNIILADEIHTPDSSRYWLADSFQQSFEAGTRPASFDKDFVRAWVAERCDPYKDEIPEIPVELIEQTSKVYIKAYEAITARSFVPDDSGETPVARVRRNLARYFP; this is translated from the coding sequence GTGCGAATTCTCTCCGAAGCCCATTTCCCCGAACTGCCGAACTATTACCGCGGCAAGGTGCGCGAGAATTACGACCTTCCGGATGGCAGCCGCATCATCATCAGCACCGACCGCCTCAGCGCTTTCGACCGAATCCTGACCTGTGTCCCTTATAAGGGCCAGGTACTGACGCAGACGGCGCGCTACTGGTTTGAGGCGACGAAGGATATCTGCCCGAACCATGTCATCGCTTATCCGGACCCGAATGTCGTCATCGGCAAGCGGCTCGACATCCTGCCCGTCGAGGTCGTCGTGCGCGGTTATCTCGCCGGCACCACCGGCACGTCGATCCTCACTCTTTATAAGAAGGGCGAGCGCGAAATGTACGGCATGCGCCTGCCGGACGGTATGCGTGACAACCAGCGCCTGCCCGAGCCGGTAATCACTCCCACCAGCAAGGAATTCGACGGCGGCCATGACGAGCCGCTGACGCCTGGCGAGATCGTCAGCCGCGGGCTGCTGACGGTGGAACAGTGGGAAATGCTTTCCAGATACGCGCTGGCGCTTTTCGCCCGCGGCCAGGAAATGGCTGCGAAGCGCGGCCTCATCCTTGTCGACACCAAATACGAATTCGGAACGGACAAGGACGGCAATATCATCCTCGCCGACGAAATCCACACGCCGGACAGCAGCCGCTACTGGCTCGCGGACAGCTTTCAGCAGTCCTTCGAAGCGGGCACGCGCCCTGCAAGCTTCGACAAGGATTTCGTCCGCGCCTGGGTCGCCGAACGTTGCGACCCCTATAAAGATGAGATCCCCGAGATCCCGGTCGAACTGATTGAGCAGACCTCGAAGGTTTACATCAAGGCCTATGAGGCGATTACCGCCCGGTCTTTCGTGCCGGATGACAGCGGCGAAACCCCGGTTGCCCGTGTCCGGCGCAACCTTGCGCGCTATTTCCCTTAA
- a CDS encoding TetR family transcriptional regulator yields MARRPRRKAEETREDILSMAELLFRQRGFVAVSIADIASSLGMSPANVFKHFHSKVALVDAIAERHLGSATERFGSFDRNLPPKEQLLRFVLRLLDSHLKDIQENPYIFEMVLTTVQAKLEAGNRYRERIEQKLQEIIRDGVSSGRYKCADPRRAAHTVADVLASVLHPVLIARDDKDALVRRAEEIVCFVDTALQNSAC; encoded by the coding sequence ATGGCACGAAGGCCGCGGCGCAAGGCCGAGGAAACGCGGGAAGACATTCTGTCGATGGCCGAATTGCTGTTCCGCCAGCGCGGTTTCGTCGCCGTATCGATCGCCGACATCGCCTCCTCCCTCGGCATGTCGCCGGCAAATGTCTTCAAGCATTTTCATTCGAAAGTGGCGCTCGTCGATGCCATCGCCGAGCGGCATCTCGGCAGCGCTACCGAGCGCTTCGGCTCTTTCGACCGAAATCTGCCGCCGAAAGAGCAACTGCTGCGTTTCGTGCTTCGGCTTCTCGACAGCCACCTTAAGGACATTCAGGAAAACCCCTACATCTTCGAAATGGTGCTGACGACAGTTCAGGCGAAGCTTGAAGCGGGTAATCGCTACCGCGAGCGAATCGAGCAGAAACTCCAAGAAATCATCCGCGACGGGGTTAGCTCAGGCCGTTATAAATGTGCTGATCCCCGTCGCGCCGCCCATACCGTTGCCGATGTCCTTGCATCGGTGCTGCACCCCGTGCTGATCGCCCGTGACGATAAGGATGCACTCGTACGCAGGGCTGAGGAGATCGTCTGTTTTGTGGATACTGCACTGCAAAATAGCGCTTGCTAA
- a CDS encoding efflux RND transporter periplasmic adaptor subunit, whose protein sequence is MIRRGFIISSALLLGALLTACSDNGNNQAGGTGAPGAAAQQAAPVGVLALEKDTFPVTTILPGRAEAYQTADIRPQVSGIIREIAFREGSEVKKGDLLYQIEDAPYVAAVEQARAAIAKAEASVPSAQSNFDRYQRLVGSGATQIEFETAKTTLLQAHAEVESAKAALAAAQIDLDHTKIMAPFDGVIDQTIYNVGNVVAANQTTALTTIRQLDPIYVSLTESSTNLLRLRDAMASGTVRDGGGNVAFRLILENGKEYAQTGKLDMSKQIVSETTGTFIIRVLFPNPDLVILPGMYVRATVELGAEVGYALPQLATSRDATGRLTAQFISADGKVETRVFENASPSNNSWLVTDGVKDGDQLIISGLQSIAPGMPVTPVPMKINENGVVVAAEQAAAGDAQKPAAQ, encoded by the coding sequence ATGATACGGCGTGGCTTCATCATTTCTTCAGCTTTGTTGCTGGGCGCATTACTCACGGCCTGCAGCGACAACGGCAACAACCAGGCCGGCGGCACCGGTGCGCCTGGAGCGGCGGCACAGCAGGCAGCCCCCGTCGGCGTCTTGGCGCTGGAGAAGGACACTTTCCCGGTCACGACGATCCTTCCGGGTCGGGCCGAGGCCTATCAGACGGCTGATATCCGCCCGCAGGTCAGTGGTATCATTCGCGAAATCGCCTTCAGGGAAGGTAGCGAAGTCAAGAAAGGCGACCTTCTCTACCAGATCGAAGACGCGCCTTATGTTGCAGCCGTCGAACAGGCCAGGGCGGCAATCGCCAAGGCCGAAGCCAGCGTGCCGAGCGCGCAGAGCAATTTCGACCGCTACCAGCGTCTCGTCGGCAGCGGCGCAACGCAGATCGAATTCGAAACGGCAAAGACCACTCTTCTCCAGGCGCATGCCGAGGTTGAATCGGCCAAGGCCGCCCTTGCCGCTGCGCAGATCGATCTCGACCACACGAAGATCATGGCCCCGTTCGACGGCGTCATCGACCAGACGATCTATAACGTGGGTAACGTCGTTGCCGCCAACCAGACGACGGCGCTGACGACGATCCGCCAGCTTGACCCGATCTACGTTTCGCTGACGGAATCGAGCACCAATCTCCTCAGGCTGCGCGATGCCATGGCATCCGGCACAGTTCGGGACGGAGGCGGAAATGTCGCCTTCCGGCTCATCCTGGAAAACGGCAAGGAATACGCCCAAACGGGCAAGCTGGATATGTCGAAGCAGATCGTCAGCGAGACGACCGGCACCTTCATCATCCGCGTGCTCTTCCCAAATCCGGATCTCGTCATTCTGCCGGGCATGTACGTCCGCGCAACCGTCGAACTCGGCGCCGAAGTCGGCTATGCCCTGCCGCAACTCGCCACCAGCCGTGACGCAACCGGACGCCTGACGGCGCAGTTCATCTCCGCTGACGGCAAGGTCGAGACCCGTGTCTTCGAAAACGCCTCGCCCTCCAATAATTCCTGGCTTGTGACCGACGGCGTGAAGGATGGCGATCAGCTGATCATAAGCGGTCTGCAGTCGATTGCGCCCGGCATGCCGGTCACGCCCGTCCCGATGAAGATCAATGAAAACGGTGTGGTCGTGGCTGCCGAGCAGGCAGCGGCCGGTGACGCCCAGAAGCCGGCCGCGCAGTAA
- a CDS encoding efflux RND transporter permease subunit — MAKFFIRRPIFAWVIAITIMLAGLLGIFTLSISQYPDIAPTTVRINATYRGASAETVEKSVTTIIEDGMTGLDDLTYMTSTSSTGSASISLTFGTSADPDIAQVQVQNKLQLVQSQLPDDVIDAGISVTRSTSSILLVGSLVSTDGKRNSVDLGNILSNQIEDQIQRLEGVGSINIFGSGYAMRVWLDPFKLQKYQLTPSDVTSAIEAQNTQVSVGSLGAQPLVEGQQLNVTITAQSQLTTVADFERIILKVEKDGSTVRLSDVSRVEIGQESYGGSSRYNGQPSSGFAVNLAIGANAIDTAERVRSALDTIGRGLPEGVEITYPYDTTPFVELSIEKVVHTLIEAIVLVFVVLLVFLQNLRATLIPTIAVPVVLLGTFGILAATGYSINTLTMFAMVLAIGLLVDDAIVVVENVERIMSEEKLSPLEATEKSMGEITGAIVGIALVLTAVFIPMAFFGGSTGIIYRQFSVTIVSAMLLSALVAVVLTPALCASMLKPVGEHKKHRIGDWFNRNFTRSTNGYVRTIGYLLKRPIRVMLVFLLVGAGCAYLFTRLPSSFLPQEDQGVLLTIVTTPPGSTTQQTQAVVEKVERYYRENEKDAVESVFGALGFGFNGSGQNSAIVFTKLKDFSLRSDPNQHAQAIVTRALKTFFTFREAQVFALLPPAIQGLGVSSGFSMYLVDTGGHGTAALDTASKQLIQMANASGRVVALRSNNKEVEPQMKIVIDQEKIGAMGVDISAVNAMLSVIFTGRDVNDFTLNGEIKPVYVQGDAPFRMQPTDLDHWYARNSSGEMVPFSAFTTTEWVKGAPTLARFNAVSAIPLEGASAPGVSSGDAMDEMETLTAQLGGGYTVAWQGISYQERLSGSQAPMLYAISVLVVFLCLAALYESWSIPFSVIMAVPVGVLGALTAATLFGQANDVYFKVGLLTTIGLAAKNAILIVEFAKDRMETGMGLFEATLEAARLRLRPIIMTSLAFILGVVPLAVATGAGSAAQNAIGIGVLGGMLAATALGIFFVPSFFVVIRRLFSRRRKIGA; from the coding sequence ATGGCCAAGTTTTTCATCCGACGCCCGATTTTTGCCTGGGTTATTGCGATCACCATCATGCTCGCGGGCTTGCTCGGCATCTTTACGCTGTCGATCTCGCAATATCCGGACATCGCGCCCACCACGGTGCGCATCAACGCCACCTATCGCGGTGCGAGTGCCGAAACCGTCGAGAAATCGGTGACGACGATCATCGAAGACGGTATGACCGGCCTCGACGATCTCACATACATGACGTCGACCTCGTCGACCGGTTCGGCCAGCATCTCGCTGACTTTCGGAACAAGCGCCGACCCGGACATCGCGCAGGTTCAGGTTCAGAACAAGCTGCAGCTCGTTCAATCGCAGCTTCCCGACGACGTCATCGATGCCGGCATCAGCGTCACGCGCTCGACGTCCAGTATCCTGCTGGTCGGTTCGCTGGTTTCGACCGATGGAAAGCGGAATTCCGTCGATCTCGGCAACATCCTGTCGAATCAGATCGAAGATCAGATCCAGCGCCTCGAAGGCGTGGGCAGCATCAATATCTTCGGTTCAGGCTACGCCATGCGCGTCTGGCTCGATCCCTTCAAGCTGCAGAAGTACCAGCTGACGCCGAGCGACGTGACCTCCGCCATCGAGGCGCAGAACACGCAGGTCTCTGTCGGCTCCCTCGGCGCGCAGCCGCTCGTCGAAGGCCAGCAGCTGAACGTGACGATCACGGCGCAGAGCCAGCTGACGACGGTCGCAGATTTCGAGCGGATCATTCTGAAAGTGGAAAAGGACGGCTCCACCGTCCGCCTCAGCGACGTCTCGCGCGTCGAAATCGGCCAGGAAAGCTACGGCGGTTCATCGCGCTACAACGGCCAGCCGTCGAGCGGCTTCGCCGTCAATCTCGCGATAGGCGCCAACGCCATTGACACCGCAGAGCGCGTTCGTTCGGCGCTCGACACGATCGGCCGCGGCCTACCGGAAGGCGTCGAGATCACCTATCCTTACGACACGACGCCCTTCGTTGAACTGTCTATCGAGAAGGTCGTCCACACCCTCATCGAAGCGATCGTTCTCGTCTTCGTGGTTCTTCTTGTCTTCCTGCAGAACCTGCGCGCGACGCTGATCCCGACCATCGCCGTGCCGGTGGTCCTGCTTGGTACCTTCGGCATTCTTGCGGCAACGGGATACTCAATCAACACTCTGACCATGTTCGCCATGGTTCTTGCGATCGGCCTTCTCGTCGACGACGCTATCGTCGTTGTCGAGAACGTCGAGCGCATCATGTCGGAGGAAAAGCTGTCGCCGCTTGAGGCGACCGAGAAGTCGATGGGCGAAATCACCGGCGCCATCGTCGGCATCGCGCTGGTTCTGACCGCCGTCTTCATTCCGATGGCCTTTTTCGGCGGCTCCACCGGCATCATCTACCGTCAGTTCTCGGTCACCATCGTTTCGGCCATGCTGCTTTCGGCCCTCGTCGCCGTCGTGCTGACGCCGGCGCTCTGCGCGAGCATGCTGAAACCCGTCGGCGAACACAAGAAACACCGCATCGGCGACTGGTTCAACCGCAACTTCACGCGGTCGACCAACGGCTATGTCCGCACTATCGGCTATCTGCTGAAGCGTCCGATCCGGGTCATGCTGGTGTTCCTGCTTGTCGGCGCCGGTTGTGCCTATCTCTTCACGCGCCTGCCGAGCTCGTTCCTGCCGCAGGAAGACCAGGGCGTTCTGCTGACGATCGTCACTACACCACCCGGCTCGACCACGCAGCAAACGCAGGCGGTCGTAGAGAAGGTCGAGAGATACTATCGCGAAAACGAGAAGGACGCCGTCGAATCGGTCTTTGGCGCCCTCGGCTTCGGCTTCAACGGCTCCGGCCAGAACAGCGCGATCGTCTTCACCAAGCTCAAGGATTTTTCACTTCGTAGCGATCCCAATCAGCACGCGCAGGCGATCGTGACGCGCGCTCTGAAGACCTTCTTCACCTTCCGCGAAGCACAGGTCTTTGCGCTGCTGCCGCCGGCGATCCAGGGTCTCGGTGTATCCAGCGGCTTCTCGATGTATCTCGTCGACACCGGCGGACACGGCACGGCTGCACTCGACACCGCCTCCAAGCAGCTGATCCAGATGGCCAATGCCAGCGGCAGGGTGGTTGCTCTCCGCAGCAACAACAAGGAGGTCGAGCCGCAGATGAAGATCGTCATCGATCAGGAGAAGATTGGTGCCATGGGCGTCGATATCTCCGCGGTCAATGCGATGCTTTCCGTTATCTTTACCGGCCGCGACGTCAACGACTTCACGCTGAACGGCGAGATCAAGCCGGTCTACGTGCAGGGCGACGCGCCCTTCCGGATGCAGCCGACCGATCTCGACCACTGGTACGCCCGCAACAGTTCGGGTGAAATGGTACCTTTCTCCGCCTTCACGACGACGGAATGGGTCAAGGGTGCGCCGACGCTTGCCCGCTTCAACGCGGTGAGCGCAATCCCGCTCGAAGGCGCTTCGGCGCCGGGTGTCAGCTCCGGTGATGCGATGGACGAGATGGAGACCCTGACGGCGCAGCTCGGCGGCGGCTACACGGTCGCCTGGCAGGGCATTTCCTATCAGGAACGGCTCTCGGGCTCGCAGGCGCCTATGCTCTACGCCATCTCCGTGCTCGTCGTGTTCCTCTGCCTCGCAGCGCTCTATGAAAGCTGGTCGATCCCCTTCTCGGTCATCATGGCGGTGCCTGTCGGCGTACTCGGCGCGCTGACCGCCGCGACCCTCTTCGGGCAGGCGAACGACGTCTACTTCAAGGTCGGTCTTCTGACGACGATAGGTCTGGCGGCAAAGAACGCGATTCTGATCGTCGAATTCGCCAAGGACCGGATGGAGACCGGAATGGGCCTCTTCGAGGCGACGCTGGAGGCGGCAAGGCTGCGTTTGCGTCCGATCATCATGACCTCGCTTGCCTTCATTCTGGGCGTCGTGCCTCTTGCCGTCGCAACTGGCGCGGGTTCCGCAGCCCAGAACGCTATCGGCATCGGTGTCCTCGGCGGCATGCTCGCGGCGACTGCGCTCGGGATTTTCTTCGTGCCGTCCTTCTTCGTCGTCATCCGCCGCCTCTTCTCCCGCCGCCGGAAAATTGGGGCGTGA
- a CDS encoding efflux transporter outer membrane subunit, translating into MVSLRFATPALLLLLAGCVSGPDHTPPEMPLPAKFGEGGKKEIGDVATVAWWSAYRDKQLDSLVARGIDQNLDVLQAMERINSASSNVTVAGAGSLPSLVVGASHTVSGQMGSERTRVGATNTTGGDANVSWLLDLFGQYRRSKESALASLDSAYASADVARLAFLQDLVSTYIDARFFQERIALSKANLQSRRETYDLTKFQLEAGAASRLDVVQAEGLVQSTQAEIPNLETNFRVSAHHIATLLGLPASALMAELQKGASQPIYRAGIISGIPADLIRNRPDIRVAERNLAAATANIGVAQSQLYPSISLSGAISPTWVNPAGGSGGGLTTWSFGPTLSLPIFDGGRLRANVDIAKSDAKTAYLAWKAAVLNAVEEVENALSAVRRDAQTVEALRAQVKTTQESLELSTASYKDGASSLLDVLDAQRQVSLAQASLAASVQQMAKDYVSLNVAIGGGYAPGGKVNAVSAAVAKGPTKS; encoded by the coding sequence ATGGTATCTCTTCGTTTTGCCACACCGGCACTTTTGCTTTTGCTTGCAGGCTGCGTGAGTGGCCCGGATCACACGCCGCCTGAGATGCCTTTGCCGGCAAAGTTCGGCGAGGGCGGGAAGAAGGAGATCGGCGATGTTGCGACGGTGGCCTGGTGGTCGGCCTATCGCGACAAGCAGCTCGACAGCCTGGTGGCGCGCGGCATCGACCAGAACCTCGACGTGCTGCAGGCGATGGAGCGCATCAATTCGGCGTCCTCCAATGTGACGGTTGCCGGCGCCGGCTCGCTGCCGAGCCTGGTGGTCGGCGCCTCGCACACGGTGTCGGGCCAGATGGGCTCGGAGCGCACCCGGGTGGGCGCCACCAACACCACCGGCGGCGACGCCAACGTCTCCTGGCTGCTCGACCTCTTCGGCCAGTACCGCCGCTCCAAGGAAAGCGCGCTTGCCTCGCTCGATTCGGCCTATGCCAGCGCCGACGTCGCGCGGCTGGCCTTCCTGCAGGACCTCGTCTCGACCTATATCGACGCCCGCTTCTTCCAGGAGCGCATCGCGCTGTCGAAGGCCAACCTGCAATCGCGCCGGGAGACCTATGACCTCACCAAGTTCCAGCTGGAAGCCGGGGCAGCCTCCAGGCTCGACGTCGTCCAGGCCGAGGGCCTGGTGCAGTCGACGCAGGCCGAAATCCCTAATCTCGAAACCAACTTCCGCGTCTCGGCGCATCACATCGCCACGCTGCTCGGTCTGCCGGCGTCGGCGCTGATGGCCGAGCTGCAGAAGGGTGCTTCCCAGCCGATCTACCGTGCCGGCATCATCTCCGGCATTCCGGCCGACCTGATCCGCAACCGTCCCGACATCCGCGTGGCCGAGCGCAATCTGGCGGCGGCGACCGCCAATATCGGCGTCGCCCAATCGCAGCTTTATCCGTCGATCTCGCTCTCCGGCGCGATCTCGCCGACCTGGGTCAACCCGGCCGGCGGCAGCGGCGGCGGCCTGACCACCTGGTCGTTCGGCCCGACGCTCAGCCTGCCGATCTTCGACGGCGGCCGCCTGCGCGCCAATGTCGACATCGCCAAGTCGGACGCCAAAACCGCCTATCTCGCCTGGAAGGCGGCAGTGCTCAACGCCGTCGAGGAGGTGGAGAACGCGCTGTCGGCGGTACGCCGCGACGCCCAGACGGTGGAAGCGCTGCGCGCCCAGGTCAAGACGACGCAGGAATCGCTGGAACTGTCGACGGCGAGCTACAAGGACGGCGCCTCCTCGCTGCTCGACGTGCTCGACGCCCAGCGCCAGGTGTCGCTCGCCCAGGCAAGTCTTGCCGCTTCGGTGCAGCAGATGGCCAAGGACTACGTCTCGCTCAACGTCGCCATCGGCGGCGGCTATGCCCCGGGCGGCAAGGTCAACGCCGTCTCCGCCGCTGTGGCAAAGGGACCCACAAAGAGCTGA